The following are encoded together in the Hoplias malabaricus isolate fHopMal1 chromosome 3, fHopMal1.hap1, whole genome shotgun sequence genome:
- the zswim2 gene encoding E3 ubiquitin-protein ligase ZSWIM2, whose amino-acid sequence MFRKTAWRKTVTDSVNWHQDQALNTTILILREFGPTGFLLKENGESKYYKVCLGDLHTCTCATFLKEKDLCKHICWILMRKFRLPRDHEYCFQPGLVDRQILEVLKGLYRVKTPRPADSIPSVPPQPGFSVEDGEVRQKAIGEDDICPICQEELLKKRLPVTHCRFGCGNSIHISCMKVWSDHQTRSETDVMVKCPLCREDFGALKLLLEEVKAAGKLCTASEKERLDKHLGIPCNHCRICPIVGKCFKCTLCSYFHLCDDCFKRNSHPQHSFIYRQKRNQPWQPVEQSLDHHHKQAQIIDSQLVYINSTDAYDFETSDVSDVVPDNVLRSLPVQQVRKGSKLLELGVQCRFCLQSFHLGQRVKTLPCRHKFHSDCIDSWLGQSVSCPLDWQVIYNPLTWNSAGVQVPVTPTNRASTSLTDQQHSDLFIPGFSLLDRTAKEPVLNSTVGSDISTAGPCDPLSFQSLCINNTYPAVNGSDCRSKASVSIQRCESVDQAQTSTSKRRTCVKATFPGKASHFTACIKKKIEHCERTQLNLFPELNKHANKMQPKNSAHLGHTKPLRTRRESLRPQPPGEDLSSLDLCMTSTPISVKPQKNQE is encoded by the exons GTGTGCCTGGGTGATCTTCACACTTGCACTTGTGCAACATTCCTAAAAGAGAAGGATCTCTGCAAGCACATCTGCTG GATTTTGATGCGAAAATTCAGACTGCCAAGAGATCATGAAT ACTGTTTCCAGCCAGGCCTGGTGGACCGTCAGATCCTGGAGGTTTTAAAGGGTTTGTACAGGGTCAAAACTCCACGCCCAGCTGACAGCATCCCTTCAGTCCCTCCACAGCCGGGCTTCAGTGTGGAGGACGGTGAAGTCAGACAGAAGGCCATTGGAGAAGATGACATCTGCCCCATCTGTCAAGAGGAACTATTGAAGAAAAGACTTCCAGTAACTCATTGCAG ATTTGGATGTGGAAACAGTATCCACATCTCCTGTATGAAAGTGTGGAGTGATCATCAGACCAGGTCAGAGACGGATGTCATGGTGAAGTGTCCACTGTGCAGAGAAGACTTTGGTGCTTTGAAGCTGCTCTTAGAGGAG GTGAAGGCTGCTGGCAAGCTTTGTACTGCCTCAGAAAAGGAGCGTCTTGACAAACACCTTGGGATCCCATGCAACCACTGTAGGATCTGTCCTATTGTTGGCAAATGTTTCAA GTGCACCCTCTGCAGTTATTTCCATCTGTGTGATGACTGCTTTAAGAGAAACAGCCATCCTCAGCATAGCTTTATATACAGACAG AAAAGAAACCAGCCATGGCAGCCAGTAGAGCAAAGTTTGGACCACCATCACAAACAAGCACAGATAATAGACAGCCAGCTGGTCTACATCAA CTCTACTGATGCATACGATTTTGAGACCAGTGATGTCTCAGATGTGGTTCCAGACAATGTTTTAAGAAGTTTACCAGTACAACAAGTTCGCAAGGGCTCCAAACTTCTGGAACTGGGCGTGCAGTGCCGCTTCTGCCTTCAGAGCTTCCACCTGGGCCAGCGTGTTAAAACCCTCCCCTGTCGGCACAAG TTCCATTCTGATTGTATCGACTCATGGCTGGGTCAGTCAGTCAGCTGTCCACTGGACTGGCAGGTCATCTACAATCCACTCACATGGAACAGTGCTGGggtccaagttccagtgactcCTACCAACCGTGCCAGTACTAGCCTTACTGATCAGCAGCACTCAGATTTGTTTATTCCAGGTTTCAGTCTGCTGGATCGAACTGCCAAGGAGCCTGTCCTGAACAGCACAGTAGGATCTGACATATCTACAGCAGGCCCATGTGatcccctttcttttcagtctCTCTGTATCAACAACACATATCCTGCAGTGAACGGTTCAGACTGTCGTTCCAAAGCATCTGTTTCCATtcagaggtgtgagtctgtggaCCAGGCTCAGACTTCAACCTCTAAAAGAAGGACATGTGTAAAGGCCACTTTTCCAGGCAAAGCGTCACACTTCACAGCTTGCATCAAAAAGAAAATAGAACATTGTGAGAGAACCCAACTGAACCTGTTTCCAGAGTTAAATAAGCATGCTAACAAAATGCAACCCAAAAATAGTGCCCACCTGGGGCATACTAAACCTTTGAGGACACGCAGGGAAAGTCTAAGACCACAGCCTCCTGGTGAAGATCTAAGCAGTCTTGACCTATGCATGACAAGCACACCAATCAGTGTTAAACCCCAGAAGAACCAAGAATAG
- the marchf7 gene encoding E3 ubiquitin-protein ligase MARCH7: MTSPYINTGAINTDSRETEKSERDSAMDSKPRRLPFISSSSSLSSSSSLSSSSSPLSASRLYGRGSVLGSDRFSRGTSSKLDSDYQSSCLSGTTRDYSSSESHHTRWKLSTPLSSSSTSSSTSCERPWTESSYGGRSKPVDSERGLGSYSSLLGSDQDSESKRAKMSYTNRAAYSRSPFTSIPSSTYSNLRGMPDSTWKSTISPLSRSSSSSSSLSSSESLWARREAEKRVDTGLSGLGEHSSYRSTALTSSLYRPERVTSTYAQGARPKESLYSSRRESSSTSRHLPSEYLPSPLERSSQRLTSDYQPSPRLPRGAPSSGSGRTISVSEPSCLSSWSPSPYTPLSQRTSSPPQSSPAPMPNPTPESGDSDGRSTTRRLLSRLFSRRSSQESSSTSSTSSASRSFETATEEPAPTEASPAISRENVEADPVQAFAFLRRREQPLSPVRENADVEPEADSLRTQGGLSWLISWNRCTPRFSRRRREGRDESAHMEARHSPQFPLSSPEGCKTPDQNSHHGEEDEEDDDDDDDVSEGATAAPSARATGLSSALLQDASCLPGRSPAVARVLSSPLFRMPENVIIGLDVGLEGQSQAEVQVKEKPAPSRDPERLKKIQESLLLEDSDEEEGDLCRICQMGETSSSNPLIEPCRCTGSLQYVHQDCIKKWLRSKISSGSTLEAITTCELCKEKLHLNIENFDINELYRSHERSEYEFISCGLYLVVLLHLCEQRFSDVLGAVNEAGFFNLARTLHEHMDNLESSYAESDEEEVRDNRPSIDFCDLDDEEEEEF; this comes from the exons ATGACCTCTCCTTATATCAACACAGGCGCCATTAATACTGACAGCAGAGAGACGGAAAAATCAGAG CGAGACTCAGCAATGGATTCGAAGCCCCGTCGGCTGCCGTTCATCTCCAGCTCTTCATCCCTATCCTCGTCTTCATCCCTCTCCTCCTCGTCCTCGCCTCTCAGCGCCAGTAGACTCTATGGCAGAGGGAGTGTGCTGGGAAGTGATCGCTTCAGCAGGGGAACCTCAAGTAAACTAGACTCAGACTACCAG AGCTCATGCCTTTCTGGAACTACGAGAGATTACAGCTCTTCAGAAAGCCACCACACGAGATGGAAATTATCTACACCCCTGTCTTCCTCTTCTACCTCTTCATCTACATCATGTGAACGCCCATGGACCGAGTCATCCTATGGGGGAAGAAGTAAACCT gtTGATTCAGAAAGAGGACTAGGGTCATACTCCAGTCTTCTTGGCTCAGACCAGGATAGTGAATCCAAAAGAGCCAAGATGTCCTACACAAATAGAGCAGCATACAGCAGAAGCCCCTTCACCTCCATACCCAGCAGCACATACTCAAACCTCAGAGGAATGCCAG ATTCTACTTGGAAGTCCACTATCAGCCCCCTCTCTAGgtcttcctcatcctcctcctccttgtcTTCCTCTGAGAGTTTATGGGCTCGCAGGGAAGCAGAGAAGAGGGTTGACACTGGCCTGTCTGGTCTCGGGGAGCATAGTAGCTACAGATCCACAGCACTGACCTCCTCACTGT ATCGCCCAGAACGTGTGACTTCCACTTATGCCCAGGGAGCTCGACCCAAAGAAAGCCTGTACTCATCACGCAGAGAGAGCAGCTCAACCAGCCGCCACCTCCCCTCTGAGTATCTCCCGTCCCCTCTTGAACGCAGCTCCCAGAGGTTGACTTCTGATTACCAACCTAGTCCCCGTCTTCCCCGAGGTGCCCCTAGCTCAGGCTCTGGTCGCACCATTTCAGTCTCAGAGCCTTCGTGCCTCTCTTCCTGGAGCCCCTCCCCTTACACGCCTCTGAGCCAGCGAACTTCCAGTCCACCTCAATCTAGCCCCGCCCCTATGCCAAATCCCACCCCTGAGAGCGGGGACTCGGACGGGAGAAGTACCACCAGACGACTGCTGTCTCGCCTCTTCTCCAGACGCTCCAGTCAAGAGTCTAGCTCCACCTCTAGCACCAGCTCTGCCTCAAGGTCCTTTGAAACTGCCACTGAGGAGCCTGCTCCCACTGAGGCCTCCCCCGCAATCAGTAGGGAGAACGTAGAGGCAGATCCAGTGCAGGCGTTTGCGTTCCTGCGAAGGCGTGAACAGCCCCTGTCTCCAGTGCGTGAGAATGCGGACGTGGAGCCAGAAGCAGACTCTCTCAGGACTCAAGGAGGGCTATCCTGGCTCATATCCTGGAATCGCTGTACTCCTCGCTTTTCCCGTCGCCGGAGAGAGGGTCGTGATGAGAGTGCACACATGGAGGCCCGTCATTCCCCACAGTTTCCCCTCAGCAGCCCAGAAGGGTGCAAAACACCTGACCAGAACTCGCATCATGGtgaggaagatgaagaggatgatgatgatgatgatgatgtgtcaGAGGGAGCAACGGCAGCACCTTCAGCTAGAGCTACAGGACTTTCCTCAGCCCTTTTACAGGATGCCTCTTGCCTTCCTGGGCGGAGCCCTGCTGTTGCCAGGGTGCTGTCTAGCCCACTGTTCAGGATGCCTGAAAATGTTATCATTGGACTAGATGTTGGACTTGAGGGGCAGAGTCAAGCTGAGGTGCAAGTGAAGGAAAAGCCTGCTCCCtccagagacccagagagacTTAAGAAGATTCAGGAAAG ttTGCTGTTGGAGGATTCTGATGAAGAAGAAGGGGATCTGTGCAGGATCTGTCAGATGGGTGAGACCTCAAGTTCAAATCCGTTGATCGAGCCATGCAGGTGTACGGGCAGCCTGCAGTACGTTCACCAAGACTGCATCAAAAAATGGCTCCGCTCCAAGATTAGCTCTG GTTCGACCCTGGAGGCCATCACTACTTGTGAGCTGTGCAAGGAGAAACTGCACTTAAACATTGAGAACTTTGACATTAATGAGCTGTACAGATCTCATGAGCGG TCAGAGTATGAGTTCATCAGCTGTGGTCTGTACCTCGTGGTCCTGTTGCATCTATGTGAGCAAAGGTTCTCTGATGTGCTGGGTGCAGTCAATGAAGCTGGG TTTTTCAACTTGGCGAGAACTCTTCACGAACACATGGACAATCTTGAAA GTTCCTATGCTGAATCTGATGAAGAGGAGGTGCGGGACAATAGACCATCTATTGACTTCTGTGACCTAGacgatgaggaagaggaggagtttTAA
- the fam171b gene encoding family with sequence similarity 171 member B, whose product MAARARFVLLLVLLIFCEDEERRGAQARGPASRPPALNDGNHTTTEPAEPSSLTLKVWVKDASSQRYLSGAAVRVFVNGSQVHSSNTQDNGEVLLTVPYHLGVTLTLVASMETYVPTQLPWKTTKMPIFSAITMSLVPQTQGNIWLFEDMVLITRKTSDPSFQPSVQFPKSLLLLPENTTISMVTAYLTVPAPPPEKDSHFCTMGVLNNKGVAGYRTMKLSPVAMLSTQLLSGGKELDIRGPIQLTIPLPYHTHLQAADTVPAWNFDMTTGTWVNKGLGSVKMERNGLVWTYMAPHLGNWIAAPSPSSSGYMGHATSMDFISYHTYLLVGILGGTLVIVIGFLSVILCHCRDLSHETERKRRNSTRLSVLKKDQTTSTSSDEVHEPLYNSGDRSYSMATRGVGHPDVSASPRHQTNYNIYVENICRPMGNLYENIGTAGLENLRAPVPNLYVNSDEVARLREMSEKGASRQAPREGVVYKDKLFHIYNQPVAIVQAPELFPAQAQADPTGGRCATFPRNGMEHGAQAERNFKDSFTQTLPKVTQQDSDEQPALEGPPTSTVNPGIWGRYSHLLESVSVPGTLNEAAGMGPFRGELQGISEQTLLELSKAKPSPHPPRAWFVSLDGKPAAQVRHSVIELQGRHRPGSSNDTSLDSGVDMNELQHSVRRSDREGPSISIMPKAVGGRGHEEQDLSSSEIGSPEDASLRNTLEGSSAAIPNIPEDKDACDTSSESRSTPPPRRLRKVRDKKPDKKTRHMREERPQTKR is encoded by the exons ATGGCTGCGCGTGCACGGTTCGTGCTGCTCTTGGTGCTGTTGATCTTCTGTGAGgatgaggagaggagaggggcgCAGGCTCGCGGCCCGGCCTCCAGACCACCAGCACTCAACGATGGCAACCACACGACCACCGAACccgcag AGCCTTCCTCTCTGACCCTGAAGGTGTGGGTAAAGGATGCGTCCAGTCAGCGGTACCTGAGTGGGGCTGCTGTCCGTGTGTTTGTGAACGGATCTCAGGTTCACTCTAGTAACACTCAGGACAATGGAGAGGTTCTGCTGACCGTCCCGTACCACCTGGgagtcactctcacactggtgGCCAGCATGGAGACATATGTTCCCACTCAACTGCCCTGGAAGACCACCAAGATGCCCA TATTTTCTGCCATAACAATGTCCCTGGTCCCGCAAACACAAGGCAACATCTGGCTCTTTGAGGACATGGTGTTGATAACACGGAAAACATCTG aCCCATCGTTTCAGCCAAGTGTCCAGTTCCCCAAGAGCCTCCTCTTGCTCCCAGAGAACACAACCATCTCCATGGTGACCGCCTATCTGACTGTCCCGGCCCCACCCCCCGAGAAAGACAGCCACTTCTGTACAATGGGGGTCCTCAACAACAAAGGAG TTGCAGGATACAGGACTATGAAACTGAGCCCCGTGGCAATGCTCAGTACTCAGTTGCTGTCTGGTGGAAAAGAGCTTGACATTCGAGGCCCCATTCAGCTCACAATTCCCCTGCCGTACCACACCCACCTCCAAGCCGCCGACACAGTCCCAGCTTGGAACTTTGACATGACCACAG GAACCTGGGTAAATAAGGGCCTCGGCTCAGTTAAAATGGAACGAAACGGTTTGGTCTGGACCTATATGGCTCCTCACCTTGGAAACTGGATTGCAGCCCCATCTCCCTCCTCCAGTG GTTACATGGGACATGCAACTTCAATGGATTTCATCTCATACCATACATACCTCCTTGTGGGCATCTTGGGCGGTACTCTAGTGATCGTCATTGGATTTTTATCTGTGATTTTATGTCACTGCAG AGATCTGAGCCATGAGACCGAGCGAAAGCGAAGGAACTCCACTAGACTATCAGTACTTAAGAAAGACCAGACCACATCCACCAGCTCAGATGAAGTCCACGAGCCCTTGTACAACAGTGGGGACAGGTCTTACTCGATGGCCACAAGAGGTGTAGGGCATCCTGATGTATCAGCCTCCCCTCGACATCAGACCAACTATAACATCTATGTTGAAAATATTTGTCGGCCTATGGGGAACCTATATGAGAACATTGGAACGGCAGGTCTTGAGAACCTTAGGGCTCCAGTACCCAACTTGTATGTGAACAGCGATGAAGTAGCAAGGCTTCGAGAGATGTCTGAAAAAGGTGCCTCGCGGCAAGCTCCCAGAGAGGGTGTGGTGTACAAAGACAAGCTTTTCCACATCTACAACCAACCAGTAGCCATTGTACAAGCTCCAGAGCTCTTCCCTGCCCAGGCACAGGCTGACCCCACTGGAGGCAGATGTGCCACTTTTCCTCGGAATGGCATGGAGCATGGAGCACAGGCTGAGCGCAACTTCAAAGACAGTTTCACTCAGACATTGCCTAAagtcacacagcaggacagtgaTGAGCAGCCTGCTTTGGAGGGACCACCGACCTCCACAGTCAACCCAGGAATCTGGGGCCGCTACAGTCATCTGCTCGAGTCTGTCTCTGTCCCGGGCACCTTGAATGAGGCGGCTGGAATGGGTCCATTCCGTGGTGAGCTTCAAGGAATTTCTGAGCAAACCCTGCTGGAGCTCTCCAAAGCCAAGCCCTCTCCCCACCCTCCTCGAGCATGGTTTGTGTCCCTGGATGGTAAACCAGCAGCTCAAGTTCGCCACTCTGTAATCGAGCTGCAGGGGAGGCATCGTCCAGGCAGCAGCAATGACACCAGCCTAGACTCTGGCGTGGACATGAACGAGCTGCAGCACTCAGTGCGTAGGAGTGATCGGGAGGGACCCTCCATCAGCATAATGCCCAAAGCAGTAGGGGGTCGTGGCCATGAGGAACAGGACTTGAGCAGTAGTGAAATTGGAAGTCCCGAGGATGCATCCCTGAGGAACACCCTAGAGGGCAGCAGCGCAGCCATCCCAAATATCCCTGAGGATAAGGATGCGTGTGACACATCCAGCGAGTCAAGGTCTACTCCACCGCCGCGCAGGCTGCGAAAGGTACGGGACAAAAAGCCAGATAAGAAAACTCGACACATGAGGGAAGAGAGGCCACAAACAAAACGCTAA